One window of the Manihot esculenta cultivar AM560-2 chromosome 14, M.esculenta_v8, whole genome shotgun sequence genome contains the following:
- the LOC110631056 gene encoding pectinesterase PPME1, whose protein sequence is MVKHLDFLSFAQYIFFAIILAAIPARSDDETPIPDTPDGVKTWFDANVKPLADRAGTLEKALEAAEAKPKTIKVRADGSGEFKTITDAVKSIPAKNTQRIIVDIGPGTYTEKVIIEEDKPFITFLGPEGGERPTLAFGDTAAKTVAPYTATLEVDSDFFVASNLIIQNTAPRPKGERKPAQAAVAFRIGGNMGAFYNVKMIGFLNTLCDDKGSHFFKDCFIEGTYDFIFGNGKSIYLQTEINVLADVPKELNVITAQARESEDQDVGFSIVHCKVGGKGSGAYLGEPLRPMPKVVFAYCAMSDVVNVKGWINNNFVPKAEGDFFFGEYKNTGPGADPAGRVKFAKQLTEEEVKPFLNLGYIKGTSWLLPPPKV, encoded by the exons ATGGTTAAACATCTTGATTTCCTTTCCTTCGCCCAATATATCTTCTTTGCCATTATTCTTGCAGCAATCCCGGCTAGATCTGATGATGAAACACCAATTCCAGATACTCCGGATGGAGTGAAAACATGGTTTGATGCTAATGTCAAGCCCCTTGCTGATCGTGCTGGCACCTTAGAGAAAGCTCTCGAAGCAGCGGAAGCTAAACCTAAAACCATTAAGGTTAGAGCAGATGGAAGCGGAGAATTCAAGACCATAACTGATGCAGTTAAGAGTATTCCAGCAAAAAATACACAGCGCATTATTGTAGATATCGGTCCTGGAACCTACACCGAAAAAGTCATCATTGAAGAAGACAAGCCTTTCATTACTTTTCTCGGACCAGAAGGTGGTGAAAGGCCAACCTTGGCATTTGGTGATACTGCTGCTAAAACTGTAGCTCCTTACACTGCCACATTAGAAGTGGATTCTGATTTTTTCGTGGCATCTAACTTAATAATTCAG AATACTGCACCTAGGCCGAAGGGTGAAAGAAAACCAGCCCAAGCAGCAGTTGCTTTTAGGATCGGCGGTAATATGGGAGCTTTTTACAATGTTAAAATGATTGGATTTCTGAATACATTGTGCGATGACAAGGGATCTCATTTCTTTAAAGACTGCTTCATCGAAGGCacttatgattttatttttggaaACGGGAAATCCATTTACCTA CAAACGGAGATAAATGTATTAGCAGATGTTCCTAAAGAACTAAATGTAATAACAGCACAAGCACGAGAATCAGAAGATCAAGATGTGGGCTTCTCTATTGTACATTGTAAAGTAGGTGGAAAAGGAAGTGGAGCATACTTGGGTGAACCATTGCGTCCAATGCCTAAAGTGGTGTTCGCTTATTGTGCTATGAGTGACGTTGTCAATGTTAAAGGGtggattaataataattttgtacCCAAAGCAGAAGG GGATTTCTTTTTTGGAGAATACAAGAATACAGGACCAGGTGCTGATCCTGCTGGACGTGTTAAATTTGCCAAACAGCTAACAGAAGAAGAAGTGAAACCCTTTCTTAATCTTGGTTATATTAAAGGAACCAGTTGGTTGCTTCCTCCTCCGAAGGTGTAA
- the LOC110599801 gene encoding pectinesterase PPME1: protein MVKHLDFLSFAQYIFFAIILAAIPARSDDKTPIPDAPDGVQKWFDANVKPLADRAGTLEKALEAAEAKPKTIKVRADGSGEFKTITDAVDSIPTGNKQRVIVDIGPGTYNEKVIIEEDKPFITFLGPESGERPTLAFGSTAAEFVTAYTATLQVLSNFFVGANLIIQNTAPRPKGAKTNTQAAVACMIRGTMGAFYNVKMIGFRNTLCDYKGVHFFKDCFIEGTLEFIFGIGKSIYLQTEINVLADVPKELAIITGPAGQTKEQDVGFSIVHCKVGGKGSGAYLGRARSLMPRVVYSYCSMSDVISPEGWTNFDSPAFEETVFFGEYKNTGPGANTAKRAKFAKQLTEEEAKPFLNLGYINGTIWLLPPPKP from the exons ATGGTTAAACATCTTGATTTCCTTTCCTTCGCCCAATATATCTTCTTTGCCATTATTCTTGCTGCAATCCCGGCTAGATCTGATGATAAAACACCAATTCCAGATGCTCCGGATGGAGTGCAAAAATGGTTTGATGCTAATGTCAAGCCCCTTGCTGATCGTGCTGGCACCTTAGAGAAAGCTCTCGAAGCAGCGGAAGCTAAACCTAAAACCATTAAGGTTAGAGCAGATGGAAGCGGAGAATTCAAGACCATAACTGATGCAGTTGATAGTATTCCAACAGGAAATAAACAGCGGGTTATTGTGGATATCGGTCCCGGAACCTACAATGAAAAAGTCATCATTGAAGAAGACAAGCCTTTCATTACTTTTCTCGGGCCAGAAAGTGGTGAAAGGCCAACCTTGGCATTTGGTTCTACTGCTGCTGAATTCGTAACTGCTTACACTGCCACATTACAAGTGCTTTCTAATTTTTTCGTGGGAGCTAACTTAATAATTCAg AATACTGCACCTAGGCCGAAGGGTGCAAAAACAAATACGCAAGCAGCAGTTGCTTGTATGATCCGCGGTACTATGGGAGCTTTCTACAATGTTAAAATGATTGGATTTCGGAATACACTATGTGATTATAAGGGAGTTCATTTCTTCAAAGACTGCTTTATCGAAGGCACtcttgaatttatttttggAATCGGAAAATCCATTTACCTA CAAACGGAGATAAATGTATTAGCAGATGTTCCTAAAGAACTAGCAATAATAACAGGACCAGCCGGACAAACAAAAGAGCAAGATGTGGGCTTCTCTATTGTACATTGTAAAGTAGGTGGAAAAGGAAGTGGAGCATACTTGGGTCGAGCAAGGAGTCTAATGCCTAGAGTGGTGTACTCTTATTGTTCCATGAGTGACGTTATCAGTCCTGAAGGGTGGACTAATTTTGATTCACCCGCATTTGAAGA GACTGTATTTTTTGGAGAATACAAGAATACAGGACCAGGTGCTAATACTGCTAAACGTGCTAAATTTGCCAAACAGTTAACAGAAGAAGAAGCGAAACCCTTCCTTAATCTTGGTTATATTAACGGAACCATTTGGTTGCTTCCTCCTCCGAAGCCGTAA
- the LOC122721744 gene encoding uncharacterized protein LOC122721744, which produces MTAERSWMYARLIDGLLNPRYLEGINEFLEKAKTCTEYLNGDQIRCPCNRFKCQNRSFQDENTVKYHLMKHGFVQNYLVWYLHGETEVHDGYGDTDLDMSYGSDSVNRPNFNRFEDMVMDATSCHVMHNDTYEMPNSAAQKLYDMLNASKQQLWPGCETHSQLSAVSRLLNLKAEHHFSEQCFDQICELMKEMLPSDNVMTDSFYSTKRLVRGLGLPVQKIHCCANGCMIFWENDKELTRCKFCDHGRFKRLKHNLGKGKSQIPYKKMYYFPITPRLQRLYASCVTAKYMTWHNDHATENGVMRHCSDALAWKHFNQTHPTFALEARNVRLGLCTDGFQPFGQSGQQYSSWPVILTPYNLPPGMCMKDEYMFLTIIIPGPKNPKEKLDVYMQPLVQELKELWATGVNTYDAFQQNNFTMRAALIWTISDFPAYSMLSGWSTAGRTACPYCMENTDAFTL; this is translated from the coding sequence ATGACTGCTGAACGAAGTTGGATGTATGCTCGTCTCATAGACGGTTTACTGAATCCCAGATATTTAGAGGGTATCAATGAATTTCTAGAGAAAGCTAAGACCTGCACAGAATATTTAAATGGCGATCAGATCCGCTGTCCTTGTAATCGATTTAAGTGCCAGAACCGTAGCTTTCAAGATGAAAATACAGTTAAATATCATTTAATGAAGCATGGTTTTGTTCAAAATTACCTTGTTTGGTATTTGCACGGTGAAACTGAAGTGCATGACGGATATGGTGATACAGATTTAGACATGTCTTATGGTTCTGACAGTGTTAATCGCCCAAATTTCAATCGTTTTGAGGACATGGTCATGGATGCAACAAGCTGTCATGTAATGCATAATGATACATATGAGATGCCAAACTCGGCTGCACAgaaactgtatgatatgttaaatGCATCTAAGCAACAACTATGGCCTGGCTGTGAAACTCACTCCCAGTTATCAGCTGTTTCACGTTTATTAAATCTGAAGGCGGAACATCATTTCTCAGAACAGTGTTTTGATCAGATTTGTGAACTCATGAAGGAGATGTTACCGAGTGACAATGTCATGACGGACAGCTTTTACTCAACAAAGAGACTAGTCCGAGGATTGGGGCTTCCTGTACAAAAGATACACTGTTGTGCGAATGGTTGTATGATTTTTTGGGAAAATGATAAAGAACTTACACGATGCAAATTTTGTGACCATGGAAGGTTCAAACGCCTGAAGCACAACTTGGGGAAAGGGAAGAGTCAAATACCATACAAAAAGATGTATTACTTCCCCATTACACCACGTTTGCAAAGACTTTATGCGTCATGTGTTACAGCTAAGTATATGACTTGGCACAATGACCATGCAACTGAGAACGGGGTGATGCGCCACTGTTCAGATGCTCTTGCTTGGAAGCATTTCAACCAAACTCATCCAACCTTCGCACTGGAGGCCCGAAATGTCAGACTTGGCCTTTGCACTGATGGATTTCAACCATTCGGTCAATCTGGGCAACAGTATTCTTCATGGCCAGTAATACTAACTCCATACAATTTGCCACCAGGTATGTGTATGAAAGATGAGTACATGTTCCTGACAATTATAATACCTGGTCCCAAGAATCCGAAAGAGAAGCTTGATGTGTACATGCAGCCATTAGtgcaagaattgaaagaactttgGGCAACTGGTGTTAATACTTACGATGCTTTCCAACAGAACAATTTTACTATGCGTGCTGCATTAATTTGGACTATAAGTGACTTCCCTGCTTATTCAATGCTCTCAGGGTGGAGCACTGCAGGACGCACTGCATGTCCCTACTGTATGGAAAACACAGATGCTTTTACATTATGA